One stretch of Nitrospinota bacterium DNA includes these proteins:
- a CDS encoding response regulator, whose translation MESQIKKTKILIIDDDLNLQASLKRLLIKKGFIVDVASNGKDGLLKIGDFKPDCILLDIGMPILDGNETLKMIKWLFPKAKEAWSDSSADVIIISGVDDLKSKAEWISSGAFDFIPKPVQFEEIYNLISNSINTKN comes from the coding sequence ATGGAATCCCAAATTAAAAAAACTAAAATTTTAATTATCGATGACGATTTGAATTTGCAAGCAAGCCTTAAAAGACTTCTCATTAAAAAAGGTTTTATTGTTGATGTCGCATCAAATGGAAAGGACGGATTGTTAAAAATTGGAGACTTTAAGCCTGACTGCATTCTCCTGGACATCGGGATGCCAATTCTGGATGGCAATGAAACACTAAAGATGATCAAATGGCTGTTTCCCAAAGCAAAGGAAGCCTGGTCAGATTCATCCGCTGATGTGATCATAATCAGCGGTGTTGACGATTTAAAATCGAAGGCAGAATGGATCTCCAGCGGAGCTTTTGATTTCATTCCAAAACCTGTACAATTTGAAGAGATTTATAACTTAATAAGCAACTCTATTAATACAAAAAATTAA
- a CDS encoding response regulator, producing the protein MNIFEAPENSTVLVIAENPYLQDMMMWRLEKEEFTFFAAYNSIDGLERAKAMNPGVIVLDINMSKNDGWDALISLKTHPQLSGIPLILFSMIDDNNQQYIFGTAEYFEKPVDRRRIISVLKNYSNEGNDNNVLIIEDDPDQIELLKHSLKPNGFILEEAENGEKALEQISKKKPDLILLDLMMPVMDGFEFLERLRSKTEWESIPVILISAKKLSTDDYYRLNNNIINILEGRFKKRDDLIGNIIGYIKETLFKTKLTR; encoded by the coding sequence ATGAACATATTTGAAGCACCTGAAAATTCCACCGTGCTGGTAATCGCAGAAAATCCGTATTTACAGGACATGATGATGTGGAGACTTGAAAAGGAGGAATTCACATTTTTCGCCGCCTATAATTCTATTGACGGTCTGGAACGTGCCAAGGCAATGAATCCTGGGGTGATTGTTCTTGACATAAACATGTCGAAAAATGATGGATGGGATGCGCTGATAAGTTTAAAAACACATCCGCAACTTTCAGGCATCCCATTGATTTTATTTTCAATGATTGATGATAATAACCAGCAATATATATTTGGAACAGCAGAATACTTTGAAAAACCGGTGGACCGACGTCGAATAATTTCTGTATTAAAAAATTACTCAAACGAAGGTAACGATAATAATGTTCTGATTATTGAAGACGATCCCGACCAGATAGAATTGCTCAAGCATAGCCTGAAGCCAAATGGATTCATCTTAGAAGAAGCTGAAAATGGAGAAAAAGCACTGGAACAAATTTCAAAGAAAAAACCGGATTTGATTCTCCTTGATTTAATGATGCCGGTAATGGATGGTTTTGAATTTCTTGAAAGATTGCGATCAAAAACTGAATGGGAATCAATACCCGTCATACTCATCAGCGCCAAAAAATTAAGCACTGATGACTACTATCGTTTAAATAATAATATCATTAATATTCTGGAGGGAAGATTTAAAAAAAGAGATGATCTCATCGGCAACATCATTGGATATATTAAAGAAACCCTATTCAAAACCAAATTAACCAGATAA